The following are encoded in a window of Cyprinus carpio isolate SPL01 chromosome A13, ASM1834038v1, whole genome shotgun sequence genomic DNA:
- the LOC122147263 gene encoding mitochondrial transcription rescue factor 1-like, which produces MQNLPVQALALRQLGRLNSLQLLTPCHASGLSMWCPRTLHARQLWGSATPQTHRTAMWPRSWDTRQSWSLHHVRLKSTRKKGKQKAMQQEEEEEEEDAEASDYEDELPDDPGLPKDYKDHEKTVQSLRFDLVLKTGLDIARNGVEEAFYNLKLRLNGQKLTKKSKMVKVGDTLDLILNEDKEMDTVLLKRVILKKVVGETKDAEKQRVILRSWKHLQLPRKDVYKQ; this is translated from the exons ATGCAGAATCTGCCAGTGCAGGCGCTGGCCCTGCGGCAGCTAGGCAGACTGAACTCCCTCCAGCTGCTCACACCATGCCATGCCTCTGGTCTCAGCATGTGGTGTCCGCGAACATTACACGCGCGTCAGTTGTGGGGTTCAGCCACTCCCCAGACACACCGTACAGCTATGTGGCCAAGATCATGGGACACTCGGCAGAGCTGGTCGCTCCATCACGTCCGGCTCAAGAGCACGAGAAAAAAAGGGAAGCAAAAAGCAATgcagcaggaggaagaggaggaggaggaagatgcaGAGGCTAGTGATTATGAGGATGAGCTTCCAGATGACCCAGGCCTGCCAAAAGACTATAAAGACCATGAGAAAACTGTCCAATCTCTACGTTTCGATCTGGTTTTGAAGACCGGATTGGACATTGCACGAAA TGGTGTGGAGGAAGCTTTCTATAACCTCAAATTGAGACTGAATGGTCAGAAACTCACCAAGAAGAGCAAAATG GTTAAAGTGGGGGATACACTGGATCTGATCCTAAATGAGGACAAGGAAATGGACACAGTCTTGCTGAAGAGAGTGATTTTAAAAAAGGTGGTTGGAGAGACAAAAGACGCAGAAAAGCAGAGAGTCATTCTAAGAAGCTGGAAACACCTACAACTTCCCAGAAAGGATGTGTACAAGCAGTAA
- the LOC109100739 gene encoding BEN domain-containing protein 3-like isoform X1, translating into MSSSVCMVNADGQVPDKKVKVEKDAEDVIKNTEGKMESFFKRITKRTATDTGPEVEQPTSGKKVKVTTQAAEHLLDNSSDDGSRSCSHSHRVSPLEQIPISSYRKPLYSITHRISERKVASNLDQHGAHNGVRESHNGVHFQKLGNSRKHHMLKASPNVGVTGSSAALDSHLYPLIEKMFFLLNTLNSSMTQLHSKVDLLSLEVTRIKKQMKPSEIVMEFQPPPEYQLTSEELTQLMEQTSTAGDLGCRLLVQLFPELFTAKECTHGYNTCSLTTKRTLDSLHLQLIRNYVEVCYPLVKNENIWQTECLLQINDFLNRFWAQKDMESGQMCDKEPPIVVGFDMESNHACHFINEDAQDENLSLNSGENNYVHPNNVSSDVVYDQHEATGDDSEDLTSPEELVVFLLNRLFPEVFEEGKLPEGHNSIGQLIIDSDRLEIIRKYMEANFPDIPEEIWLQLCVQRMEEALENASVNGSSRDNPEMYDTTRLPGSISIVKISDLCDYEKPNRRSKKSWLEPVDFDKVEIPPPDFDVPQEYLLTKEQLKNNYESSLSIGNFASRLLVLMFPELFTYENAQKYYNCSGSLGKKQLDPLRINLIRHYVQLLYPQAKNDRVWTLEFVGKLDERCRRRDNDQRRSYQQQRKVCSPDQEPDPKDSLLAAGQINVLTSDRLKEDFEVLSSPLEKSSKDFCKIPLEDLSVCTPDFPVPSEFLLTDAEVREIVQQSLSVGNFAARLLVRLFPELFTQENLRLQYNHSGACNKKQLDPVRLRLIRHYVEAVYPVDKMEEVWHYECVPSIDERCRRPNRKKCDILKKAKRSNNTVTYS; encoded by the exons ATGAGCTCTTCTGTGTGCATGGTTAATGCAGACGGACAAGTGCCTGATAAAA AAGTTAAAGTTGAGAAGGATGCAGAGGATGTTATTAAAAACACGGAGGGAAAGATGGAGAGCTTCTTTAAGCGCATTACAAAACGAACAGCAACAGACACAGGCCCTGAGGTGGAACAGCCCACTAGCGGGAAGAAGGTCAAGGTGACAACACAG GCAGCAGAACATCTCCTTGACAACAGTTCAGATGATGGAAGCAGGTCATGTTCTCACAGTCACAGAGTATCTCCACTGGAGCAGATTCCCATCTCTTCATACAGGAAACCACTCTACAGCATCACACATCGCATTTCTGAGCGTAAAGTTGCATCCAATCTGGACCAGCACGGAGCCCACAATGGAGTCAGAGAAAGCCATAATGGTGTCCACTTCCAAAAACTGGGCAACTCTAGAAAGCATCACATGTTAAAGGCCTCGCCTAATGTGGGGGTCACAGGGTCTTCTGCTGCCTTGGATTCTCACCTCTACCCGCTCATCGAGAAGATGTTCTTCCTCCTCAACACTCTGAATTCCAGCATGACCCAGCTGCACAGTAAGGTGGATTTGCTCTCACTTGAAGTGACGCGCATCAAAAAGCAGATGAAACCCTCTGAGATTGTCATGGAATTTCAACCTCCTCCTGAATACCAGCTGACCAGTGAAGAACTCACCCAGCTGATGGAGCAAACGTCCACTGCGGGAGATCTTGGCTGCAGACTCCTTGTTCAACTGTTCCCAGAACTTTTCACAGCTAAGGAATGCACGCATGGCTACAACACATGCAGCCTTACAACCAAACGGACTTTAGATTCATTGCACCTTCAGCTAATACGTAACTATGTGGAAGTCTGCTACCCATTGGTGAAAAACGAAAATATCTGGCAGACGGAGTGCTTGCTGCAGATCAATGATTTCTTGAATCGTTTCTGGGCTCAGAAGGACATGGAGAGTGGTCAGATGTGTGACAAAGAGCCTCCAATAGTTGTCGGGTTTGACATGGAATCGAATCATGCTTGCCATTTCATCAATGAAGATGCCCAGGATGAGAATCTTTCCCTCAACTCTGGAGAGAACAATTATGTTCATCCCAACAATGTCAGTTCAGATGTAGTATATGACCAACACGAGGCCACTGGTGACGACTCTGAAGACTTAACGTCGCCGGAGGagcttgttgtgtttttgctgaACAGACTCTTTCCAGAGGTGTTTGAGGAGGGCAAGTTGCCGGAGGGTCACAACAGCATTGGACAGCTGATCATTGACTCAGACAGACTCGAAATTATACGAAAATACATGGAGGCCAATTTCCCTGATATCCCGGAAGAAATCTGGCTGCAGTTGTGCGTACAACGAATGGAGGAAGCACTGGAGAATGCTTCAGTCAATGGCAGCAGTCGTGACAACCCAGAGATGTATGACACCACCCGTCTTCCAGGTAGCATCTCCATTGTTAAGATCAGTGACCTGTGCGATTACGAAAAACCAAATCGCAGGTCGAAGAAATCATGGCTGGAGCCTGTGGATTTTGACAAAGTGGAGATTCCTCCTCCAGACTTTGATGTTCCTCAGGAGTATTTACTTACTAAGGAACAGCTAAAGAATAACTATGAAAGCAGTTTATCAATTGGGAACTTTGCATCTCGACTCCTGGTTCTCATGTTCCCTGAGCTCTTTACTTACGAGAACGCACAAAAATACTATAACTGCAGTGGCTCTCTAGGAAAGAAACAGCTGGATCCCCTACGAATCAATCTCATCCGACATTATGTCCAGCTTCTTTACCCACAAGCTAAGAACGACCGTGTGTGGACCCTTGAGTTTGTTGGCAAACTTGATGAACGCTGTAGGCGACGGGATAACGACCAACGGCGTTCTTACCAGCAACAACGGAAGGTCTGTTCACCTGACCAAGAGCCTGACCCAAAAGACTCGCTGCTAGCTGCTGGCCAAATCAATGTTCTCACTTCAGATCGTCTGAAAGAGGACTTTGAAGTCCTGTCTTCACCCCTGGAGAAAAGCAGCAAGGACTTCTGCAAAATTCCTCTTGAGGACCTTTCGGTGTGCACCCCAGACTTCCCAGTGCCTTCTGAGTTTCTGCTCACGGATGCTGAAGTAAGGGAAATTGTCCAACAGAGTCTGTCTGTGGGAAATTTTGCTGCTCGCCTTCTCGTCCGTCTCTTCCCGGAACTTTTCACGCAGGAAAATTTACGGCTGCAGTACAACCACTCTGGGGCCTGCAACAAGAAACAGCTGGACCCTGTGCGTCTCCGACTTATTCGTCATTACGTGGAAGCTGTCTACCCAGTTGACAAAATGGAGGAAGTGTGGCACTATGAATGCGTGCCAAGCATTGACGAGCGCTGCAGGCGCCCCAATCGCAAGAAATGTGACATTCTAAAGAAGGCAAAGAGATCAAACAACACTGTGACTTATTCTTAG
- the LOC109100739 gene encoding BEN domain-containing protein 3-like isoform X2 produces the protein MESFFKRITKRTATDTGPEVEQPTSGKKVKVTTQAAEHLLDNSSDDGSRSCSHSHRVSPLEQIPISSYRKPLYSITHRISERKVASNLDQHGAHNGVRESHNGVHFQKLGNSRKHHMLKASPNVGVTGSSAALDSHLYPLIEKMFFLLNTLNSSMTQLHSKVDLLSLEVTRIKKQMKPSEIVMEFQPPPEYQLTSEELTQLMEQTSTAGDLGCRLLVQLFPELFTAKECTHGYNTCSLTTKRTLDSLHLQLIRNYVEVCYPLVKNENIWQTECLLQINDFLNRFWAQKDMESGQMCDKEPPIVVGFDMESNHACHFINEDAQDENLSLNSGENNYVHPNNVSSDVVYDQHEATGDDSEDLTSPEELVVFLLNRLFPEVFEEGKLPEGHNSIGQLIIDSDRLEIIRKYMEANFPDIPEEIWLQLCVQRMEEALENASVNGSSRDNPEMYDTTRLPGSISIVKISDLCDYEKPNRRSKKSWLEPVDFDKVEIPPPDFDVPQEYLLTKEQLKNNYESSLSIGNFASRLLVLMFPELFTYENAQKYYNCSGSLGKKQLDPLRINLIRHYVQLLYPQAKNDRVWTLEFVGKLDERCRRRDNDQRRSYQQQRKVCSPDQEPDPKDSLLAAGQINVLTSDRLKEDFEVLSSPLEKSSKDFCKIPLEDLSVCTPDFPVPSEFLLTDAEVREIVQQSLSVGNFAARLLVRLFPELFTQENLRLQYNHSGACNKKQLDPVRLRLIRHYVEAVYPVDKMEEVWHYECVPSIDERCRRPNRKKCDILKKAKRSNNTVTYS, from the exons ATGGAGAGCTTCTTTAAGCGCATTACAAAACGAACAGCAACAGACACAGGCCCTGAGGTGGAACAGCCCACTAGCGGGAAGAAGGTCAAGGTGACAACACAG GCAGCAGAACATCTCCTTGACAACAGTTCAGATGATGGAAGCAGGTCATGTTCTCACAGTCACAGAGTATCTCCACTGGAGCAGATTCCCATCTCTTCATACAGGAAACCACTCTACAGCATCACACATCGCATTTCTGAGCGTAAAGTTGCATCCAATCTGGACCAGCACGGAGCCCACAATGGAGTCAGAGAAAGCCATAATGGTGTCCACTTCCAAAAACTGGGCAACTCTAGAAAGCATCACATGTTAAAGGCCTCGCCTAATGTGGGGGTCACAGGGTCTTCTGCTGCCTTGGATTCTCACCTCTACCCGCTCATCGAGAAGATGTTCTTCCTCCTCAACACTCTGAATTCCAGCATGACCCAGCTGCACAGTAAGGTGGATTTGCTCTCACTTGAAGTGACGCGCATCAAAAAGCAGATGAAACCCTCTGAGATTGTCATGGAATTTCAACCTCCTCCTGAATACCAGCTGACCAGTGAAGAACTCACCCAGCTGATGGAGCAAACGTCCACTGCGGGAGATCTTGGCTGCAGACTCCTTGTTCAACTGTTCCCAGAACTTTTCACAGCTAAGGAATGCACGCATGGCTACAACACATGCAGCCTTACAACCAAACGGACTTTAGATTCATTGCACCTTCAGCTAATACGTAACTATGTGGAAGTCTGCTACCCATTGGTGAAAAACGAAAATATCTGGCAGACGGAGTGCTTGCTGCAGATCAATGATTTCTTGAATCGTTTCTGGGCTCAGAAGGACATGGAGAGTGGTCAGATGTGTGACAAAGAGCCTCCAATAGTTGTCGGGTTTGACATGGAATCGAATCATGCTTGCCATTTCATCAATGAAGATGCCCAGGATGAGAATCTTTCCCTCAACTCTGGAGAGAACAATTATGTTCATCCCAACAATGTCAGTTCAGATGTAGTATATGACCAACACGAGGCCACTGGTGACGACTCTGAAGACTTAACGTCGCCGGAGGagcttgttgtgtttttgctgaACAGACTCTTTCCAGAGGTGTTTGAGGAGGGCAAGTTGCCGGAGGGTCACAACAGCATTGGACAGCTGATCATTGACTCAGACAGACTCGAAATTATACGAAAATACATGGAGGCCAATTTCCCTGATATCCCGGAAGAAATCTGGCTGCAGTTGTGCGTACAACGAATGGAGGAAGCACTGGAGAATGCTTCAGTCAATGGCAGCAGTCGTGACAACCCAGAGATGTATGACACCACCCGTCTTCCAGGTAGCATCTCCATTGTTAAGATCAGTGACCTGTGCGATTACGAAAAACCAAATCGCAGGTCGAAGAAATCATGGCTGGAGCCTGTGGATTTTGACAAAGTGGAGATTCCTCCTCCAGACTTTGATGTTCCTCAGGAGTATTTACTTACTAAGGAACAGCTAAAGAATAACTATGAAAGCAGTTTATCAATTGGGAACTTTGCATCTCGACTCCTGGTTCTCATGTTCCCTGAGCTCTTTACTTACGAGAACGCACAAAAATACTATAACTGCAGTGGCTCTCTAGGAAAGAAACAGCTGGATCCCCTACGAATCAATCTCATCCGACATTATGTCCAGCTTCTTTACCCACAAGCTAAGAACGACCGTGTGTGGACCCTTGAGTTTGTTGGCAAACTTGATGAACGCTGTAGGCGACGGGATAACGACCAACGGCGTTCTTACCAGCAACAACGGAAGGTCTGTTCACCTGACCAAGAGCCTGACCCAAAAGACTCGCTGCTAGCTGCTGGCCAAATCAATGTTCTCACTTCAGATCGTCTGAAAGAGGACTTTGAAGTCCTGTCTTCACCCCTGGAGAAAAGCAGCAAGGACTTCTGCAAAATTCCTCTTGAGGACCTTTCGGTGTGCACCCCAGACTTCCCAGTGCCTTCTGAGTTTCTGCTCACGGATGCTGAAGTAAGGGAAATTGTCCAACAGAGTCTGTCTGTGGGAAATTTTGCTGCTCGCCTTCTCGTCCGTCTCTTCCCGGAACTTTTCACGCAGGAAAATTTACGGCTGCAGTACAACCACTCTGGGGCCTGCAACAAGAAACAGCTGGACCCTGTGCGTCTCCGACTTATTCGTCATTACGTGGAAGCTGTCTACCCAGTTGACAAAATGGAGGAAGTGTGGCACTATGAATGCGTGCCAAGCATTGACGAGCGCTGCAGGCGCCCCAATCGCAAGAAATGTGACATTCTAAAGAAGGCAAAGAGATCAAACAACACTGTGACTTATTCTTAG